In Chiloscyllium plagiosum isolate BGI_BamShark_2017 chromosome 30, ASM401019v2, whole genome shotgun sequence, a genomic segment contains:
- the rgs3a gene encoding regulator of G-protein signaling 3a isoform X16: MLHTMVDFSEKYLERAKDMKNRLGFLRRRNESGGGSNAAKLDKVIKTVKPSSEEALKWGESLDKLLIHKYGLAAFRAFLRTEFSEENLEFWLACEDYKKAKSQSKMTSKAKKIFGEYIAIQSCKEVNLDSYTREHTKENLQKVSRSCFDLAQKRIYGLMEKDSYPRFLRSDLYLDLINQKKQSAAS, from the exons ATGCTACACACAATGGTTGATTTTTCAGAAAAATATCTGGAAAG GGCCAAAGATATGAAAAACCGCTTGGGATTTCTACGTCGACGGAATGAATCTGGTGGAGGCAGCAATGCTGCAAAACTCGATAAAGTCATTAAAACTGTGAA ACCCTCATCAGAGGAAGCTCTAAAATGGGGAGAATCATTGGACAAACTTCTTATCCACAAAT ATGGATTAGCAGCTTTTCGAGCCTTTTTACGCACTGAATTCAGTGAAGAGAATCTTGAATTCTGGTTGGCATGTGAGGATTACAAAAAAGCCAAGTCACAATCTAAAATGACTTCAAAGGCCAAAAAGATTTTTGGAGAATATATTGCCATTCAATCCTGTAAAGAG GTTAACTTGGACTCCTATACAAGAGAACACACCAAGGAAAATCTTCAGAAAGTGTCACGGTCCTGCTTTGATCTTGCTCAAAAAAGGATATATGGTTTAATGGAAAAGGACTCTTATCCTCGATTCCTGAGATCAGACCTATACTTGGATTTGATAAATCAGAAGAAACAAAGTGCTGCATCATAG
- the rgs3a gene encoding regulator of G-protein signaling 3a isoform X15, which translates to MPFFRDLSKPLPHEFHSEMLLSLLQRTSPGGGLHRRHTMKEAKDMKNRLGFLRRRNESGGGSNAAKLDKVIKTVKPSSEEALKWGESLDKLLIHKYGLAAFRAFLRTEFSEENLEFWLACEDYKKAKSQSKMTSKAKKIFGEYIAIQSCKEVNLDSYTREHTKENLQKVSRSCFDLAQKRIYGLMEKDSYPRFLRSDLYLDLINQKKQSAAS; encoded by the exons ATGCCATTTTTCAGAGATCTGTCAAAACCACTACCACATGAGtttcattcagaaatgcttttgaGTTTGCTTCAGCGTACAAGTCCTGGTGGGGGCTTGCATCGACGGCACACCATGAAAGA GGCCAAAGATATGAAAAACCGCTTGGGATTTCTACGTCGACGGAATGAATCTGGTGGAGGCAGCAATGCTGCAAAACTCGATAAAGTCATTAAAACTGTGAA ACCCTCATCAGAGGAAGCTCTAAAATGGGGAGAATCATTGGACAAACTTCTTATCCACAAAT ATGGATTAGCAGCTTTTCGAGCCTTTTTACGCACTGAATTCAGTGAAGAGAATCTTGAATTCTGGTTGGCATGTGAGGATTACAAAAAAGCCAAGTCACAATCTAAAATGACTTCAAAGGCCAAAAAGATTTTTGGAGAATATATTGCCATTCAATCCTGTAAAGAG GTTAACTTGGACTCCTATACAAGAGAACACACCAAGGAAAATCTTCAGAAAGTGTCACGGTCCTGCTTTGATCTTGCTCAAAAAAGGATATATGGTTTAATGGAAAAGGACTCTTATCCTCGATTCCTGAGATCAGACCTATACTTGGATTTGATAAATCAGAAGAAACAAAGTGCTGCATCATAG